In a single window of the Gadus chalcogrammus isolate NIFS_2021 chromosome 20, NIFS_Gcha_1.0, whole genome shotgun sequence genome:
- the LOC130373804 gene encoding uncharacterized protein LOC130373804: MLSAHSCVTCMASLQAEDGHDQCPACLGVEHLREAVSDNPCMNCSFMPHALRLARLAEVEGRPGLPPSGLGPSGTRRRASAAGGPPGKSRKVENLANQVNKLSDEVAQIKTLLQNLQPAQGVPAAAPAAAQPTYTEDDMLSTAASCSLFAEEEEQASLASQAFSQGSLGGSARGPLNLPFSLCPPLSRTSQSFIDAGQIQGLSPITLVIAEARLASSLLAYGVHLCSILGRGPLRYPVPIALNHVQVDNRGASTSQHGLTSAVALRHGWHFRRQEVRRPVAAPPGPLGAGGVGTEVQGPVVGRFSQQHLSYWQEQTTDPWIVSTLSNGYTLQFRRRPPTFSGIKVTVVTNPDRSLVLRQEVATLLGKGAIEVVEPQEQLDGFYSTYFLVPKKDGGFRPILDLRGLNQFLKVLPFHMLRVADVLQAIAQGDWFVSIDLKDAYFHVPIAQRHRRFLRFAFLGKVYQFRVLPFGLSLAPRIFTRCVAAALSPLQATGMAILPYLDDWLVISPTREQAVRDTATLLSHVDRLGLMVNFTKSNLTPCRVVSYLGLVLDSVAMRACLSPKRVATILQLLQRFRRGKLLEYSLFLRLIGLLTSASMVVPLGLLELRPLQIWVNGLHLDPKWQRHKMVRVSGRCLRALRPWRERAYLIAGSPLGRIASRREVVETDASLSGWGAVWQCRTVRGQWDAQQRLEHINVLELLAVFLALRHFLPVLRDRHVLVRTDNTSTVYHVNHQGGTRSRQSLRVTQGLLRWAFPHFLSLRAVHVPGVRNTAADLLSRQGPPPGEWRLHPEVVGMIWDRYGRAVADLFASEETTHCPLWFSLTERTSPLGQDALAHAWPDSLLYAFPPIPLLLATLDRVQRGCHSLLLVAPHWPGRPWFPPLLKLLNGEPWCLPERRDLLSQVGGRIWHTNPGRLRLCVWPLRARTHC; encoded by the exons GGGTTGAACACCTCAGGGAAGCAGTGTCGGATAACCCGTGCATGAACTGTAGTTTCATGCCTCATGCActgaggctagctaggttggctgaggtggagggcagaCCAGGGTTGCCCCCTTCGGGTCTTGGTCCTAGTGGCACCAGGCGCCGTGCCTCGGCAGCTGGGGGACCCCCCGGGAAGTCCCGTAAGGTCGAAAACTTGGCAAACCAAGTGAATAAGCTCTCGGATGAGGTTGCTCAGATTAAAACCCTCCTACAGAACCTCCAACCAGCTCAGGGTGTACCAGCCGCGGCCCCTGCGGCTGCGCAACCCACTTATACAGAGGATGACATGCTGTCTACAGCTGCGTCCTGTAGCCTTtttgcagaggaggaagagcaagcgTCCCTTGCCTCTCAGGCGTTCTCTCAAGGGTCTCTGGGCGGCTCGGCTAGAGG GCCGCTCAACCTTCCGTTTTCTCTTTGCCCCCCTCTGAGCCGTACATCGCAGAGCTTCATAGATGCTGGCCAGATTCAAGGGCTCTCTCCCATCACACTAGTGATAGCAGAG GCCAGGCTAGCCAGCAGTTTGCTAGCTTACGGCGTGCACCTCTGCTCCATTCTAGGCCGGGGGCCTCTGCGGTACCCCGTGCCAATAGCTCTCAACCACGTTCAGGTGGACAATCGAGGGGCCAGCACTTCTCAGCACGGGCTGACCAGCGCCGTAGCTCTGCGCCACGGGTGGCATTTCAGGCGCCAAGAGGTTCGGCGCCCAGTCgccgcccccccagggcccctaggggcagggggggtaggTACTGAAGTCCAAGGGCCGGTCGTCGGACGCTTTTCTCAGCAGCACTTGAGCTACTGGCAAGAGCAGACCACAGACCCTTGGATAGTGTCCACGCTATCCAACGGGTACACACTAcaattccgacgccggcccccaacTTTCAGCGGGATCAAGGTTACCGTGGTCACCAATCCCGACAGATCCCTggtcctgagacaggaagtagccACCCTCCTTGGGAAGGGTGCCATCGAAGTAGTAGAACCACAAGAACAGCTCGATGGGTTCTACTCAACCTACTTTCTGGTACCGAAGAAGGATGGCGGGTTTCGCCCCATTCTGGACTTGAGAGGGCTGAATCAGTTCCTCAAGGttcttcccttccacatgctgcGTGTTGCGGACGTCCTCCAGGCTATCGCTCAGGGGGACTGGTTCGTATCAATAGACCTGAAAGACGCTTACTTTCACGTCCCTATTGCCCAACGTCACAGGCGGTTCCTCCGCTTTGCTTTTCTGGGCAAGGTTTACCAGTTCAGGGTTCTTCCGTTCGGGCTGTCTCTGGCCCCGCGTATATTTACACGGTGTGTAGCAGCAGCCCTGTCACCATTACAGGCCACAGGTATGGCGATACTGCCATACCTGGACGACTGGTTGGTCATTTCCCCAACTCGGGAGCAGGCGGTCAGGGACACAGCCACTCTCCTCAGCCATGTGGACCGGCTTGGCCTTATGGTCAATTTTACCAAGAGCAACCTTACACCTTGTCGGGTTGTGAGCTATCTGGGGCTGGTGCTCGACTCGGTGGCCATGCGAGCCTGCCTCTCTCCAAAGCGCGTAGCTACCATTCTGCAGCTGCTACAGCGCTTCAGGCGGGGGAAGTTGCTGGAATACAGCCTCTTCCTTCGACTGATAGGTCTGCTGACCTCAGCATCCATGGTGGTCCCACTAGGCCTTCTGGAATTGCGTCCCCTTCAGATCTGGGTGAATGGTCTCCACTTGGACCCCAAGTGGCAGAGACACAAGATGGTCAGGGTGTCTGGGCGGTGCCTTCGGGCCCTcagaccctggagagagagggcatacctGATTGCGGGGTCGCCCTTAGGGAGGATAGCTTCCCGGCGGGAGGTTGTGGAGACGGACGCCTCCCTTTCCGGCTGGGGTGCAGTATGGCAGTGCAGGACTGTCAGAGGCCAGTGGGATGCCCAGCAGAGACTGGAgcatataaatgtgctggaactccttgcggtgttcttagctctcaggcacttccttccagttcTGAGGGACCGACATGTTCTTGTCCGGACAGACAACACCTCCACAGTTTACCACGTCAACCATCAGGGGGGCACCAGATCGAGGCAGAGCCTGCGGGTCACGCAAGGGCTCCTTCGGTGGGCGTTCCCCCATTTTCTAAGCCTGAGGGCTGTCCATGTTCCAGGTGTCCGGAACACAGCGGCAGACCTTCTCTCTCGCCAAGGGCCACCCCCCGGAGAGTGGAGACTCCatccggaggtggtggggatgatttgggacaggtatggcagggcagtggcggatctctttgcttccgaagagaccacccactgtcccctttggttctccttgacggagaggaccagtcccctagggcaggacgctctggctcatgcttggccagacagcctgctttatgcatttcccccaattccCCTTTTACTGGCAACGCTGGACAGGGTCCAGCGTGGCTGTCACAGCCTACTTCTGGTGGCTCCACATTGGCCAGGAAGGCCATGGTTCCCACCATTACTGAAACTCCTCAACGGAGAGCCTTGGTGCCTCCCAGAGAGACGGGACCTTCTGTCTCAGGTAGGCGGACGCATATGGCACACGAATCCTGGCCGCCTGCGGCTGTGCGTGTGGCCCCTGAGAGCCAGGACCCACTGCTGA